The proteins below are encoded in one region of Saccopteryx leptura isolate mSacLep1 chromosome 1, mSacLep1_pri_phased_curated, whole genome shotgun sequence:
- the MCCD1 gene encoding mitochondrial coiled-coil domain protein 1: protein MGLPLPWFSRCGRLLLPPRPPAPRGPHRHCSQSPKASTEEQTSSTGSGKRSPTMGAPRAQLAQAEELLEQQLELYQALLEGQEGAWEAQALVLKIQKLKEQMRRHRESLGGDT from the exons ATGGGCCTCCCTCTGCCCTGGTTCTCCCGATGCGGtcgcctcctcctgcctcccaggcCCCCGGCCCCGCGGGGCCCCCACAGGCACTGCTCCCAGAGCCCCAAAGCAAGCACGGAAGAGCAGACCAGCTCCACGGGCAGTGGGAAGAGGTCTCCCACCATG ggCGCCCCCCGTGCGCAGCTGGCCCAGGCCGAGGAGCTGCTGGAGCAGCAGCTGGAGCTGTACCAGGCCCTGCTGGAGGGGCAGGAAGGGGCCTGGGAGGCACAGGCCCTGGTGCTCAAGATCCAGAAGCTGAAGGAACAGATGAGGAGACACCGCGAGAGCCTGGGAGGGGACACCTGA
- the DDX39B gene encoding spliceosome RNA helicase DDX39B, whose product MAENDVDNELLDYEDDEVETAAGGDGAEAPTKKDVKGSYVSIHSSGFRDFLLKPELLRAIVDCGFEHPSEVQHECIPQAILGMDVLCQAKSGMGKTAVFVLATLQQLEPVTGQVSVLVMCHTRELAFQISKEYERFSKYMPNVKVAVFFGGLSIKKDEEVLKKNCPHIVVGTPGRILALARNKSLNLKHIKHFILDECDKMLEQLDMRRDVQEIFRMTPHEKQVMMFSATLSKEIRPVCRKFMQDPMEIFVDDETKLTLHGLQQYYVKLKDNEKNRKLFDLLDVLEFNQVVIFVKSVQRCIALAQLLVEQNFPAIAIHRGMPQEERLSRYQQFKDFQRRILVATNLFGRGMDIERVNIAFNYDMPEDSDTYLHRVARAGRFGTKGLAITFVSDENDAKILNDVQDRFEVNISELPDEIDISSYIEQTR is encoded by the exons ATGGCAGAGAACGATGTGGACAACGAGCTCTTGGACTATGAAGATGATGAGGTGGAGACAGCAGCCGGGGGAGACGGGGCCGAGGCCCCCACCAAGAAGGACGTGAAGGGCTCCTACGTCTCCATCCACAGCTCTGGCTTCCGGGACTTCCTACTCAAGCCTGAGCTGCTCCGGGCCATTGTTGACTGTGGCTTTGAGCATCCCTCAGAAG TTCAGCATGAGTGCATCCCTCAGGCCATCCTGGGGATGGACGTCCTGTGCCAGGCCAAGTCAGGCATGGGGAAGACGGCGGTGTTCGTGCTGGCCACGCTGCAGCAGCTGGAGCCCGTCACGGGGCAG gTATCTGTGTTGGTGATGTGTCACACTCGGGAGCTGGCTTTTCAGATCAGCAAGGAGTATGAGCGCTTCTCTAAGTACATGCCCAATGTCAAG GTCGCAGTGTTTTTTGGTGGTCTATCCATCAAGAAGGATGAAGAGGTGCTGAAGAAGAACTGCCCGCATATCGTCGTGGGGACCCCTGGCCGCATCCTGGCCCTGGCTCGAAATAAGAGCCTCAACCTGAAGCACATTAAACACTTTATCTTGGACGAGTGTGACAAGATGCTTGAACAGCTCG acATGCGTCGGGATGTCCAGGAAATTTTTCGCATGACCCCCCACGAGAAGCAGGTCATGATGTTCAGTGCTACCTTGAGCAAAGAGATCCGGCCCGTCTGCCGCAAGTTCATGCAAGAC ccAATGGAGATCTTCGTGGATGATGAGACGAAGCTGACGCTGCACGGGTTGCAGCAGTACTACGTGAAACTGAAGGACAACGAGAAGAACCGGAAGCTCTTTGACCTTCTGGATGTCCTTGAGTTCAACCAG gtggtgATCTTTGTGAAGTCCGTGCAGCGCTGCATCGCCCTGGCCCAGCTCCTGGTGGAGCAGAACTTCCCCGCCATCGCCATCCACCGGGGGATGCCCCAGGAGGAGAG GCTTTCTCGGTATCAGCAGTTTAAAGATTTTCAGCGACGAATTCTTGTGGCTACCAACCTGTTTGGCCGAGGCATGGACATCGAGCGGGTGAACATTGCCTTTAACTACGACATGCCTGAGGACTCGGACACCTACCTGCACCGG GTGGCCAGAGCAGGGCGGTTTGGCACCAAGGGTCTGGCTATCACGTTTGTGTCAGACGAGAACGACGCCAAGATCCTCAATGACGTGCAGGACCGCTTTGAGGTCAACATCAGCGAGCTGCCCGACGAGATTGACATCTCCTCCTACA TTGAACAGACACGATAG